A window of the Paenibacillus woosongensis genome harbors these coding sequences:
- a CDS encoding DeoR/GlpR family DNA-binding transcription regulator — MSPIRRHERIMEVLLTNKEVTVAELSDKLGVTGKTIREDLTRLEEQGLIVRVHGGAILAQSDQFGILPSKEPLAKHADEKADIALRALQHIEPNDIIALDGGSTTLEIARRLSNEPLTVITNDVYIISELAAKDNIRLVVPGGYRVRNMLAGPEATSYIQQLNIQKAFISATGIHPEHGLSIYTGDLIGFKRALIETAREVIAVINHHKFGQTALRTFASLNELTCIITDSGLPAEVARQYSSAGVTIECGNNKNF; from the coding sequence ATGAGTCCGATTAGACGGCATGAGAGAATCATGGAAGTTCTGCTGACGAACAAAGAGGTGACGGTTGCGGAGTTAAGCGACAAGCTGGGGGTAACTGGCAAGACGATTCGCGAGGATTTGACCCGGCTCGAGGAGCAGGGTTTGATCGTTCGCGTTCATGGCGGCGCCATTCTGGCGCAAAGCGATCAATTCGGCATCCTCCCTTCCAAGGAACCGCTCGCGAAACATGCGGATGAGAAGGCCGATATTGCCCTTAGAGCGTTGCAGCACATCGAACCTAACGACATCATTGCGCTGGACGGGGGGAGCACGACACTGGAGATTGCCCGCCGTCTTAGCAACGAGCCGTTAACCGTCATTACGAACGATGTCTATATCATCAGCGAACTGGCCGCGAAGGACAATATACGTCTCGTCGTCCCCGGCGGCTACCGGGTTCGCAACATGCTGGCCGGGCCGGAAGCGACTTCGTATATTCAGCAGTTGAACATTCAAAAAGCTTTTATTTCGGCGACAGGCATTCACCCGGAGCATGGGTTATCGATTTACACCGGAGACCTGATCGGCTTCAAACGGGCTTTAATCGAAACCGCCCGTGAAGTCATCGCCGTCATTAACCATCATAAATTCGGGCAAACCGCGCTGCGGACGTTCGCCTCCCTCAATGAGCTGACCTGCATCATTACCGACAGCGGACTCCCGGCCGAGGTTGCCCGCCAGTACAGCAGCGCGGGAGTAACGATTGAGTGCGGAAACAATAAGAACTTCTAA
- the kduD gene encoding 2-dehydro-3-deoxy-D-gluconate 5-dehydrogenase KduD encodes MKLFDLTGKTALVTGTTGGLGQGIAIGLAEAGADVVCVSLGRSEETVNQIKGLGRKATVVQVDLSDHSKLEATFNEALKLTGQIDILVNNAGIIRRTPAKDHSAKDWSDVLDLNLNTVFLLSQLAGRHMLERGRGKIINICSMLSYQGGINVPGYTASKHAVAGLTKAFANEWASGGVQVNGIAPGYMVTDNTAQIRADENRYASITDRIPAGRWGTPEDLKGPAVFLASSASDYLNGHVLCVDGGWLAR; translated from the coding sequence ATGAAATTGTTCGATTTAACAGGCAAAACCGCTCTGGTAACAGGTACTACCGGCGGATTGGGACAGGGCATCGCCATCGGGCTTGCCGAAGCTGGAGCGGATGTCGTCTGTGTATCCCTTGGCCGCAGCGAAGAGACCGTGAATCAAATTAAAGGCCTTGGAAGAAAAGCGACCGTCGTTCAAGTCGATTTAAGCGATCACAGCAAATTGGAGGCAACCTTTAACGAGGCGCTCAAGCTGACAGGCCAGATTGATATCCTGGTAAACAACGCCGGTATTATACGCCGCACACCGGCTAAAGACCATAGCGCGAAGGATTGGTCCGATGTCCTTGACCTGAACCTCAATACAGTATTTCTGTTGTCGCAGCTTGCAGGGCGCCATATGCTGGAGAGAGGCAGAGGCAAAATCATCAACATCTGTTCGATGCTCTCCTATCAAGGCGGCATCAACGTTCCAGGGTATACGGCCAGCAAGCATGCCGTTGCCGGCCTGACCAAAGCCTTTGCCAACGAATGGGCTAGCGGCGGCGTGCAGGTTAATGGCATCGCTCCGGGTTATATGGTTACGGATAATACCGCGCAAATTCGCGCGGATGAGAACCGCTACGCTTCAATTACGGACCGGATTCCTGCCGGGCGCTGGGGAACGCCGGAAGACCTTAAAGGCCCGGCGGTATTCCTCGCCTCCTCGGCATCCGACTATTTGAACGGCCATGTTCTCTGCGTAGACGGAGGCTGGTTGGCCAGATAA
- a CDS encoding AraC family transcriptional regulator, translating to MTADQQRKFHYAAADSSFFYHHARDEQPNPLDYKLHYEKGYEIFMFINGAGSFTIEGSKYDLEPYSILMMNSNELHVVNIAENLPYERIVLSMDANFLPPFMAGGIDFFRTIKFRKLGEDNQLSAEIVRASGLLELFGKLRQALEQRSTEHEMVAKCIIVQILSAINDLAKADLPSSSKRGDDKVRAVLEYINANLEEQLTLDALSERFFVTKYHLCRIFKETTGFTINQYITYKRIHLADQLMMQGFTPTQACFMSGFNGYSSFFKAYRKLTGGTPRSGKPQ from the coding sequence ATGACAGCAGATCAGCAACGAAAATTTCATTATGCGGCTGCGGACAGCTCATTTTTTTATCACCATGCCAGAGACGAGCAGCCCAATCCGCTGGATTATAAACTCCATTATGAGAAGGGCTACGAAATATTTATGTTTATCAACGGTGCAGGCAGCTTTACGATTGAGGGCAGCAAATACGACTTGGAGCCCTACTCGATCCTGATGATGAATTCGAATGAGCTTCATGTCGTTAATATTGCTGAAAACCTGCCGTATGAGCGGATCGTTTTAAGTATGGATGCCAATTTTCTGCCTCCCTTTATGGCTGGCGGTATCGATTTCTTCCGTACGATCAAATTCCGCAAGCTGGGGGAGGATAATCAGTTAAGCGCAGAGATTGTTAGAGCAAGCGGGCTGCTTGAATTGTTCGGTAAGCTGCGGCAGGCATTGGAGCAGAGGAGCACCGAGCATGAGATGGTCGCGAAATGCATCATTGTGCAGATTTTATCAGCAATCAATGATCTGGCTAAAGCGGATTTGCCGAGCAGCAGCAAGCGGGGGGATGACAAGGTCAGGGCCGTATTGGAATATATTAATGCGAATTTGGAGGAGCAGCTTACGCTGGATGCGCTGTCGGAGAGATTTTTCGTCACGAAATATCATTTATGCCGTATTTTCAAGGAAACGACCGGATTTACGATTAATCAATATATTACCTATAAAAGAATCCATTTGGCCGATCAACTGATGATGCAGGGCTTTACGCCCACCCAGGCCTGCTTCATGTCTGGATTTAACGGCTATTCGAGCTTCTTCAAGGCCTACCGCAAGCTGACCGGAGGGACGCCGAGAAGCGGAAAGCCGCAATGA
- a CDS encoding sugar phosphate isomerase/epimerase family protein: MAKFMISGFADEIDADFETQLKGLQALGIDFIEVRGVNGKNISILSREEIAEVKHRLAHYGIKVSSIGSPIGKISISDDFGAHLDMAKRVFETANTLNSPFVRIFSFYMPEGSDPALYRNEVTERVGAILKAAEGSGLTILHENEKDIYGDTPERCLDLMEACRSPHFASAFDPANFVQCGCEVYPAAFELLEPYIRYVHIKDALYDGSNVPAGMGNGRVEDVLRSLKASGYEGFLSLEPHLGSFQGLAELEQAPLTDTLEAGGLHTFRLAHSSLISILNNI, encoded by the coding sequence ATGGCCAAATTTATGATTTCAGGCTTTGCTGATGAAATCGATGCGGATTTTGAGACGCAATTGAAGGGATTACAGGCACTCGGCATCGATTTTATCGAAGTAAGAGGCGTGAACGGAAAGAACATCTCCATCCTGTCACGCGAAGAAATCGCAGAAGTCAAACATAGACTTGCTCATTACGGGATCAAGGTTTCCTCCATCGGTTCGCCCATCGGCAAAATCAGCATTTCGGACGACTTTGGGGCTCATCTGGATATGGCCAAAAGAGTTTTTGAAACCGCTAACACATTGAATAGTCCATTTGTGCGCATTTTCAGCTTCTATATGCCGGAGGGCAGCGATCCTGCCCTGTACCGGAACGAAGTCACCGAGCGGGTCGGCGCTATTCTGAAGGCCGCTGAGGGTAGCGGATTAACGATCCTCCACGAGAATGAAAAAGATATCTACGGCGACACTCCCGAGCGCTGCCTTGATCTGATGGAGGCCTGCCGGTCGCCGCATTTCGCCAGCGCCTTCGATCCAGCCAACTTTGTGCAATGCGGCTGTGAGGTATACCCGGCAGCCTTCGAACTGCTGGAGCCTTATATCCGGTATGTGCACATCAAGGATGCACTCTACGATGGCAGCAATGTTCCCGCAGGCATGGGAAACGGGCGGGTCGAGGATGTGCTGAGAAGCTTGAAGGCCAGCGGATATGAAGGCTTCCTGTCGCTGGAGCCGCATTTGGGCAGTTTTCAAGGCTTGGCCGAGCTGGAACAAGCTCCGCTGACCGATACGCTAGAAGCTGGCGGGCTTCACACCTTCAGATTAGCTCATTCATCCTTAATATCGATTCTAAACAATATTTAA
- a CDS encoding Gfo/Idh/MocA family protein, whose product MENVRLGIIGIGNMGMSHSLRIHQEHKVPGMTLGAVCDINPERRAWAQDNLPGVAVFEHATEMYDSGLIDAVLVAVPHYDHPSLAMEAFACGLHVLIEKPAGVYTKQVLEMNAAAKQSDKVFGIMYNQRTNPVYQKVRELVQSGELGELKRVVWIITDWYRPQAYHDSGSWRSTWEGEGGGTLINQNPHNLDLLQWMLGMPRRIRSFCSFGKYYDIEVEDDVTAYLEYPNGATGVYITSTGEAPGTNRLEISGDMGKIVVENNRITFDRNRISEREHNRMNLDPFRKPECWRCEIPVSANGGEQHIGIFKNFAKAVLQGEKLLAPGEDGIHGLLISNAIHYSTWTDDWAELDRFDHEHFYELLQEKIKSSTVRKNVIQKVVDVSGTH is encoded by the coding sequence ATGGAAAATGTACGCCTCGGCATCATCGGCATCGGCAATATGGGCATGTCCCACAGCTTGCGGATTCATCAGGAGCACAAGGTACCCGGCATGACGCTTGGCGCAGTATGCGATATTAACCCGGAGCGCAGGGCATGGGCGCAGGATAATCTGCCGGGAGTGGCCGTCTTCGAACATGCAACAGAAATGTACGATAGCGGTCTGATCGATGCCGTTTTAGTCGCCGTCCCTCATTATGATCATCCTTCGCTTGCGATGGAGGCCTTCGCCTGCGGCCTGCATGTGCTTATCGAGAAGCCAGCCGGCGTATACACGAAGCAGGTGCTGGAGATGAACGCGGCCGCGAAACAGTCGGACAAAGTTTTCGGCATCATGTACAATCAGCGGACGAATCCCGTGTACCAGAAAGTGAGGGAACTTGTGCAAAGCGGCGAATTGGGCGAGCTTAAGCGAGTCGTCTGGATCATTACGGACTGGTACCGTCCGCAGGCCTATCATGATTCCGGCTCCTGGCGCTCCACCTGGGAAGGCGAGGGCGGCGGCACGCTAATCAACCAGAACCCGCATAACCTGGATTTGCTCCAGTGGATGCTCGGCATGCCCCGCAGAATCCGCTCCTTCTGCAGCTTCGGCAAATATTACGACATCGAGGTGGAGGACGATGTGACCGCTTATTTGGAATATCCAAACGGAGCAACGGGCGTCTATATCACGTCAACGGGCGAGGCACCAGGCACAAACCGGCTGGAGATTTCCGGGGATATGGGTAAAATCGTCGTCGAGAACAATCGCATCACGTTTGACCGGAACCGCATTTCGGAACGGGAGCACAATCGGATGAACTTGGACCCGTTCCGAAAGCCGGAATGCTGGCGCTGTGAAATACCCGTCTCGGCGAACGGCGGTGAACAGCACATCGGCATTTTTAAAAACTTCGCAAAGGCGGTTCTGCAGGGGGAAAAGCTGCTGGCACCGGGGGAGGATGGCATTCACGGCCTGCTCATTTCCAATGCGATCCATTATTCAACCTGGACGGATGACTGGGCAGAGCTTGACCGCTTTGATCACGAGCATTTCTATGAGCTGCTGCAGGAGAAGATCAAGAGCTCCACGGTGAGAAAGAACGTCATCCAAAAGGTCGTCGACGTGTCGGGAACACACTAG
- a CDS encoding sugar phosphate isomerase/epimerase family protein has product MTKILGAQLYTVRNFAGTPNELDETLQKIKKMGYTTIQLSAIWHIPVDELAAIARGHGLKVVVTHIPYDRFINDLDGVIHDHHTLGCGLAGLGGLPAEYHSAEGYIAFAKKFSAIADELAQNGLKFSYHNHHWEFQSYNGKLGMDVLIEQTNPENFLFTLDSYWVQVGGGDPSAWIRRLKNRIEAIHLKDLTIIDSQQIMTEIMEGNLNWPEILQACEDAGVKWYLIERDDGPTDAFESLKISYNNLQKFGFS; this is encoded by the coding sequence ATGACGAAAATTCTAGGTGCGCAATTATATACAGTTCGGAATTTTGCCGGAACGCCAAATGAGCTTGATGAGACGCTGCAAAAAATTAAAAAAATGGGCTATACGACGATTCAGTTATCCGCGATTTGGCATATCCCTGTCGATGAGCTGGCGGCGATCGCCCGCGGCCATGGTTTGAAAGTTGTGGTCACGCACATCCCTTATGACCGATTCATCAACGATCTGGATGGCGTGATCCATGATCATCATACGCTGGGCTGCGGGCTGGCGGGGCTGGGCGGATTGCCTGCCGAGTATCATAGCGCCGAGGGCTACATCGCCTTCGCCAAGAAATTCTCGGCGATCGCCGATGAATTGGCGCAAAACGGGCTGAAGTTCAGCTACCATAACCATCATTGGGAATTTCAAAGCTATAACGGAAAACTCGGCATGGATGTGCTCATTGAACAGACAAATCCGGAAAACTTCCTATTTACGCTGGACTCTTACTGGGTACAGGTGGGCGGCGGCGATCCTAGCGCCTGGATCCGCAGGCTGAAGAACCGAATCGAGGCCATCCACCTGAAGGATCTGACGATCATCGATTCGCAGCAGATCATGACAGAGATTATGGAAGGCAACCTGAATTGGCCGGAAATTCTACAAGCGTGCGAGGATGCTGGAGTCAAGTGGTATTTGATCGAACGGGATGACGGGCCGACGGACGCGTTCGAAAGCTTGAAAATCAGCTATAACAATTTGCAAAAGTTCGGGTTCTCCTGA
- a CDS encoding Gfo/Idh/MocA family protein translates to MNRLNAVIVGCGAIGPIHAAAVRQSQASELFGACDIVKERAETLSGKEDCRVYTDFKQVLSDPAVHSLHICTPHHLHAEMAIQAAEAGKHIVLEKPVAMNVAEARKVADAVKASGVACCAILQNRLNPSIEKAKELIAEGALGRMLGIKGFLTWRRTADYYRSGSWRGKWATEGGGLLINQAVHMLDLLYYLGGEIEAVQGNIDTRILQDIIEVEDTAEATLYYKDGKAGMFYATNGHSENSPFFIEMHMEKGLLRYMDHQLMLVSGGNVQWLESDVFSTNQQPAVGKSYWGQGHARLIDQFYRKLAYGDGSYVPLQETAYSMGLLDAIYASSRHRCRQTVELF, encoded by the coding sequence ATGAACCGGTTGAATGCCGTCATTGTCGGCTGCGGCGCAATCGGCCCGATTCATGCTGCAGCGGTCAGGCAATCGCAGGCCTCCGAGCTGTTCGGCGCATGCGATATTGTGAAGGAGCGCGCCGAGACGCTATCTGGCAAGGAGGATTGCCGGGTATACACTGATTTTAAGCAGGTCTTGTCCGACCCGGCGGTTCACAGCCTGCATATATGCACCCCGCATCATTTGCATGCAGAAATGGCCATTCAGGCGGCCGAGGCCGGAAAGCATATCGTGCTGGAAAAACCCGTGGCCATGAACGTCGCTGAAGCACGCAAGGTAGCGGATGCTGTGAAAGCTTCCGGTGTGGCCTGCTGCGCGATTCTGCAAAATCGATTGAACCCGTCCATCGAGAAAGCGAAGGAACTGATTGCGGAGGGAGCGCTTGGACGAATGCTCGGCATTAAAGGGTTCCTGACCTGGAGGCGAACAGCGGACTACTACCGGTCCGGCTCCTGGCGCGGGAAATGGGCCACCGAAGGCGGCGGCCTCTTGATCAATCAAGCTGTGCATATGCTGGATTTACTGTACTATCTCGGAGGCGAGATTGAGGCGGTTCAAGGAAATATCGACACGCGAATATTGCAGGACATTATTGAGGTCGAGGATACCGCCGAAGCTACTTTATATTACAAGGACGGCAAGGCCGGAATGTTCTATGCTACGAACGGGCATTCCGAGAACAGCCCCTTTTTTATTGAAATGCATATGGAGAAAGGCTTGCTGCGCTACATGGATCATCAGCTTATGCTGGTCAGCGGCGGGAATGTTCAATGGCTCGAAAGCGATGTATTCAGCACGAATCAACAGCCAGCCGTCGGCAAATCCTATTGGGGGCAAGGCCATGCCAGGCTGATCGACCAATTCTATCGAAAGCTTGCCTACGGCGATGGCAGCTACGTCCCGCTGCAGGAAACCGCCTATTCCATGGGCTTGCTTGATGCCATTTATGCTTCTTCAAGGCATCGTTGCAGGCAAACCGTAGAGCTGTTTTAG
- the glpK gene encoding glycerol kinase GlpK → MTNKQGFLLTIDQSTSGTKALIIDSAGAIIAKSSVEHKQYYPSPGWVEHDPMEIYENVLRASEAVLQQAGIGPSRLAALTLTNQRETAVMWDRATGLPVCNAIVWQCQRTAERCEALKAAGYEEIVRAKTGLMLDPYFSAAKWRWMLEQVPYIDRLLEEGRLLAGTMDSWLLWKLSGGAVHATDYTNASRTSLFNIHELRWDAELCELFGVPIELLPEVKSSDAVFGVTNARDSQLLSYPIPIAGIIGDSQAALFGQHCFETGMAKATYGTGTSVLMNIGEKPVAAENGLVLAIGWSIGGKVTYALEAVIRTSGDTIKWVRDNLGLFHTFAELEELLLQSHHNEGVYLVPAFVGLGAPYWEPQARAMISGMSRGTGRPHIIRAALESIAYQVRDAIELIEEGAGIPLKMLRADGGASDNAMLMQFQADMLGCGVSKSDVAELSALGSAYMGGLGIGIWDSLSDISKPTRDYEIYMPSMDQKQRAQNYEGWKRAIGVVLQDSVTAGHSPTAEASEASSKKSIPCS, encoded by the coding sequence ATGACGAACAAACAAGGATTTTTGCTTACTATAGATCAGAGTACATCGGGAACGAAGGCGCTCATCATTGACTCCGCGGGGGCAATCATTGCCAAAAGCTCGGTGGAGCATAAGCAGTATTACCCCTCCCCCGGGTGGGTGGAGCATGATCCTATGGAAATTTACGAAAATGTGCTGCGCGCTTCCGAGGCCGTGCTTCAGCAGGCTGGCATCGGACCGAGCCGGCTTGCAGCCCTCACCCTGACGAATCAACGCGAAACGGCGGTGATGTGGGATCGGGCTACGGGGCTTCCGGTATGCAATGCCATTGTCTGGCAATGCCAGCGCACGGCAGAACGCTGTGAGGCGTTAAAGGCAGCGGGTTATGAAGAAATCGTAAGAGCGAAGACAGGGCTGATGCTTGATCCTTATTTCTCGGCGGCAAAATGGCGCTGGATGCTGGAGCAGGTGCCTTATATCGACCGCCTGCTGGAAGAGGGACGTTTGCTGGCAGGCACGATGGACAGCTGGCTGCTCTGGAAGCTGAGCGGCGGAGCGGTTCATGCCACGGATTACACGAATGCGAGCCGAACGTCGCTGTTCAACATCCACGAGCTGCGCTGGGATGCCGAGCTGTGCGAGCTGTTCGGCGTGCCGATCGAGCTTTTGCCTGAAGTGAAGTCATCCGATGCGGTATTCGGGGTAACGAATGCGAGGGATTCACAGCTGTTGTCCTACCCGATACCGATTGCCGGGATTATCGGCGATTCGCAGGCTGCTCTGTTCGGACAGCACTGCTTCGAGACAGGCATGGCCAAAGCGACCTATGGCACGGGGACATCCGTGCTGATGAATATCGGCGAGAAGCCGGTCGCCGCAGAGAATGGCCTGGTGCTCGCGATCGGCTGGAGCATCGGCGGGAAAGTAACCTACGCCCTGGAAGCCGTCATTCGTACATCGGGGGACACGATCAAGTGGGTTCGCGATAACTTGGGCTTGTTCCATACTTTTGCCGAGCTGGAGGAGCTGCTGCTTCAGTCGCATCATAATGAAGGCGTTTACCTCGTTCCGGCCTTTGTCGGGCTGGGTGCGCCATACTGGGAGCCGCAGGCCAGGGCGATGATATCCGGGATGAGCCGGGGGACGGGCAGACCCCATATTATTCGCGCCGCGCTCGAAAGTATTGCTTACCAGGTTCGGGACGCCATAGAGCTTATTGAAGAGGGGGCAGGAATCCCTCTTAAGATGCTCCGTGCCGACGGGGGAGCTTCCGATAATGCCATGCTCATGCAATTTCAGGCGGACATGCTGGGCTGCGGGGTATCCAAGTCGGATGTAGCCGAATTGTCGGCCTTGGGCTCGGCTTATATGGGCGGGCTTGGCATAGGAATCTGGGATTCGCTCAGTGATATTTCCAAGCCAACGCGAGATTACGAGATATACATGCCTTCGATGGATCAGAAGCAGCGGGCGCAAAATTACGAGGGATGGAAAAGGGCGATCGGCGTCGTGCTGCAAGACAGTGTCACAGCTGGCCATTCGCCTACTGCCGAAGCTTCTGAAGCCAGTTCTAAAAAAAGCATACCATGCTCTTAA